Within the Iodidimonas sp. SYSU 1G8 genome, the region ATTTGGCCCCGTAATGCTCTACACCCCTCCGCCGACATCAATATTGCGACGCAAGCAAATCATTCACGAACAAGTCACAAATAACCCGCGCGAAAATACGCCGCCAACCAGCGTGCGATTCACGTGTTTACTCGCTTCGTTCAGATTTCCCTGAGGCGATTCCTGTCAGGATTTTATGGCTAAACTGTGGCCGCGATATCCTGACGCCACGCGAAAGAAGCAACGCCGCCATTTTCCAGCGCCGCGGCGCGGACAGCGTCTCCGGCAACAAAAATGCATCCTAAAGTTGTGTTTGTGTCGCGCGCCCGACTCGCCGGCTAGCTCCGCATGCAAAAAGGCCCCGCCGATGAGCGGGGCCTTGCCGAGGAAGCCTGATCCTCAATCCCTCAGGGGGTTAAGGCCGCAGCGGTTCGCCGGGCGGCGTGGCCACGTAGCGGTCGAGCAGGCGGTGCATGTGCCGCAGCCGCGATTCCTGGTAATTGCCCAGGGTGACGCCCTTCTCCAGCATCTTCATGCCCTTCTGGACGCGCGGCATGTTCGAGACATCCTGCTCGAAGATGGCGGAAATCTGGTCCAGTTCAGGCGCTTCGGTGAAGGACTGGTCCGGCCGCAGGATCTTGAGCGGCGCCGGATCGGGACGCGGCCCCTCGTCCGGCACCGGATGCAGCAGCATCACGTCCATGATCGAGCTGTCGGGATCGTTGCCGTTGGGCCGGAACCGGTAGACCAGCGGCAGGCTGAAGTTGAACCAGGGGAAGAAGTTGGGAAACAGGAAGTACTCGATATTGTCGAGGATTTCCGTGGTCGTCAGGCTGGACAGATCGGCGCCGAAACGCTCCTCCAGATCCCGCCGCAACGCCCCCACATAGCGGCTCCGCGCCGTCTCGCCCGGCGCCAGCGCATCGGTCTCGCCCGGTTTCTTCAGGCGCGGCGACTGCATCATGATGTTGGCGATGTCCTGTTCGGACAGCGGCGCCATATGCGGGCTGGTAACTCCCGGTTGGGTGTAAAGCCGGCTGATCCGGTCGCCGAACAGATCGTACTGGGTGTTGGCGTCGCCGGTCACCGGCATGGCCTGGGCATGCGCCTCGACCACATGATAGGATTCGATGAAGGCTTCCTGCGCGACCTTCCAGTTGCACGGCATGATCCGGCGCACATTAGCCGTCATGTAGCGCCGCTCCAGCGGGAAGGTCGAGAAATGCCGCGGCAGCACGCCCAGCCATTCCTCGAACGGCATGGCGTCCTTGTCCATGTTGATGAAGACGAAGCCGCCCCAGCGGCCCACCTTCACCTGCGGCAGGCTGAACTTCTCTTCGTCCACATGGGGGAAATCCCACTTGCAGGGAATTTCCTTCAGACTGCCGTCCAGGTTCCAGGTCCAGCCGTGGAACGGGCAGCGGAACTGGTTGACGCTGCCATCCTCGGCGCGCAACTGGGTGCCGCGATGCAGGCAGGCGTTCTTGAAGGCCTTGATGCTGTCGGCGCCGTCGCGGACGATGATGAATGACCAGTCGCCGATGTCGTAGACCACGTTGTCGCCGACCTCCGGAATTTCTTCCTCGCGGCAGGCCATCTGCCAGACCCGCGACCACATCCGCTCCATTTCCAGGTCATGGTATTCCTGGCTGATGTAGCGGTCGACCGTGAGGTCACCGTCTCCGAGGAACTCGTACGAGTTTTCGCGAAACCACGCCGGCGGATTGTCGCCGTCCCGGTCGATGATCTGCTGGACGCTTGGTCCAACGCTGCGCGCGTCACCGGGCTTCAGTCCGCCCTTCACCTGTTTATTCACCGTCGTCTCCCCGTTCGGTAAACATGATCCATGGTCCAGAATACGGCGAAGAGCATAACCGCGAAGCCGGCGGCGAGTCACGCAGCGCCATCAGGCGTGATGGTATTCGACCAGTTTGATTGTAGCCGCCGCTGCCGGGGAAAAGCCTCCAGCCCGCAACTTGTCGGCGCCATACGCGTTGACCCGATGGCGGAGCCGCTTACAACGTGCCTTTCCGCCGCTTCGCCGATCTGACAGAGCCGACATGCAGCCTTTCCACGATCCCGCCCGGTCCGAAATCCGTACCGCCGATGTGATGACCGCACTGCGCGAGGGCACGCGCGCCGCCCATGACCGCATGGAACGCGCGCTCGACCTTCCCGGACGGCTCGGCGATCCGGCGCAACTCGTCGCAGTGATCGAGCGATTTCACGGCTTTCACGCCGTGTGGGAACCGGCCATCGGCGCCGCGCTCAGGGACCCCGCGTTCCACGCACCGCGAATGAAGCTGCCGCTCCTGCGCGCCGACCTGCGTGCCTTAGGGCACGCCGACGACGCCATCGACGCCTTGCCGGTGTGTCACGAGGCCTGGCGTCTGGCGTCCGAGCCTTGGGGATCGATCTATGTTCTGGAGGGATCGACACTGGGCGGACAAGTGATCGCCCGGCAGCTGGAGAGGCTGCCGAACGGCATGGTATCACCGGGTTACTTCCGCCCGTATGGCAACGTCACCGGCGCCATGTGGCGCGCGCTTCAGGGGCGCCTGACTCTTGCCGCCGCCTATGTGGGCATCGACGCCATGGTCCAGTCGGCATCGGCGACATTCGATCTTCTGCACGACTGGCTTTCACCC harbors:
- a CDS encoding aromatic ring-hydroxylating dioxygenase subunit alpha, producing the protein MNKQVKGGLKPGDARSVGPSVQQIIDRDGDNPPAWFRENSYEFLGDGDLTVDRYISQEYHDLEMERMWSRVWQMACREEEIPEVGDNVVYDIGDWSFIIVRDGADSIKAFKNACLHRGTQLRAEDGSVNQFRCPFHGWTWNLDGSLKEIPCKWDFPHVDEEKFSLPQVKVGRWGGFVFINMDKDAMPFEEWLGVLPRHFSTFPLERRYMTANVRRIMPCNWKVAQEAFIESYHVVEAHAQAMPVTGDANTQYDLFGDRISRLYTQPGVTSPHMAPLSEQDIANIMMQSPRLKKPGETDALAPGETARSRYVGALRRDLEERFGADLSSLTTTEILDNIEYFLFPNFFPWFNFSLPLVYRFRPNGNDPDSSIMDVMLLHPVPDEGPRPDPAPLKILRPDQSFTEAPELDQISAIFEQDVSNMPRVQKGMKMLEKGVTLGNYQESRLRHMHRLLDRYVATPPGEPLRP
- a CDS encoding biliverdin-producing heme oxygenase, producing MQPFHDPARSEIRTADVMTALREGTRAAHDRMERALDLPGRLGDPAQLVAVIERFHGFHAVWEPAIGAALRDPAFHAPRMKLPLLRADLRALGHADDAIDALPVCHEAWRLASEPWGSIYVLEGSTLGGQVIARQLERLPNGMVSPGYFRPYGNVTGAMWRALQGRLTLAAAYVGIDAMVQSASATFDLLHDWLSPEARNGHERAA